In Etheostoma spectabile isolate EspeVRDwgs_2016 unplaced genomic scaffold, UIUC_Espe_1.0 scaffold00002169, whole genome shotgun sequence, the following are encoded in one genomic region:
- the ikzf1 gene encoding DNA-binding protein Ikaros isoform X8 produces MAVPEDLSAGSTHQQNNRGDKGERPFQCSQCGASFTQKGNLLRHIKLHSGEKPFKCHLCSYACRRRDALSGHLRTHSVGKPHKCAYCGRSYKQRSSLEEHKERCHNYLQCMGLQNSIYTVVKEESNQNEQREDLSQTGSDRALVLDRLANNVAKRKSTMPQKFVGEKRLSDLSYDGGAGELIQPHVIDQAINSAISYLGAESLRPLVQTSPASSSDVGLSSMYPLHKQAGEGHAGTGHNLSAKDSAAENLLLLSNSKSASSEKDGSPSHSGQDSTDTESNHEDRPGGAASGLIYLTNHITSGVRNGMLPLVKEEQQRQYEAIRASIEMASEGFKVVTADGEQVRAYRCEHCRVLFLDHVMYTIHMGCHGFRDPFECNLCGHRSQDRYEFSSHITRGEHRY; encoded by the exons ATGGCCGTCCCTGAGGACCTGTCAGCCGGCTCCACCCACCAGCAGAACAACAGAGGGGACAAAG GAGAACGTCCTTTCCAGTGCAGCCAGTGCGGTGCCTCTTTCACCCAAAAGGGCAACCTGCTGCGTCACATCAAGCTCCACTCAGGGGAGAAACCCTTCAAGTGTCACCTGTGCAGCTACGCCTGTCGCAGGAGGGATGCCCTCTCTGGACATTTACGCACCCACTCGG TTGGAAAACCCCACAAGTGTGCTTACTGTGGGCGGAGTTACAAGCAGCGCAGCTCTCTCGAGGAGCACAAGGAGCGCTGTCACAACTACCTGCAGTGCATGGGCCTGCAGAACAGTATCTACACAG TAGTAAAGGAAGAAAGCAACCAGAATGAGCAGAGGGAAGACTTAAGCCAGACGGGATCTGACAGAGCCTTGGTGCTAGACAGACTAGCTAATAATGTAGCTAAGCGTAAGAGCACTATGCCACAGAAGTTTGTGG GCGAGAAACGTCTGTCCGACCTCTCCTACGACGGAGGAGCAGGCGAGCTGATCCAGCCCCACGTCATCGACCAGGCCATCAACAGCGCCATCAGCTACCTGGGGGCCGAGTCGCTCCGGCCTCTGGTGCAGACTTCCCCGGCCTCTTCTTCCGATGTGGGCCTCAGCTCCATGTACCCCCTCCACAAGCAGGCGGGCGAGGGCCACGCGGGGACGGGCCACAACCTGTCGGCCAAAGACAGCGCGGCCGAGAACCTGTTGCTCCTGTCCAACTCCAAGTCGGCGTCCAGCGAGAAGGACGGCTCGCCCAGCCACAGCGGCCAGGACTCCACAGACACCGAGAGCAACCACGAGGATCGTCCGGGCGGGGCGGCTTCCGGTCTCATCTACCTGACCAATCACATCACGTCGGGGGTGAGGAACGGCATGCTCCCTCTGGTGAaggaggagcagcagcggcAGTACGAGGCCATCCGGGCCAGCATAGAGATGGCGTCAGAGGGCTTCAAGGTGGTGACGGCAGACGGGGAGCAGGTGAGGGCGTACCGGTGCGAACACTGCCGCGTTCTCTTCCTGGACCACGTCATGTACACCATTCACATGGGCTGCCACGGCTTCAGAGACCCCTTCGAGTGCAACCTCTGTGGTCACCGGAGTCAAGACCGTTACGAGTTCTCCTCTCACATAACGCGAGGGGAGCATCGCTACTGA
- the ikzf1 gene encoding DNA-binding protein Ikaros isoform X7: MAVPEDLSAGSTHQQNNRGDKACNIKVEARSDEENGLACDMNGVEEEECAEDLRVIDALGAKVNGSQPSPEAKAFSSAGGIRLPNGKLKCDICGIVCIGPNVLMVHKRSHTGERPFQCSQCGASFTQKGNLLRHIKLHSGEKPFKCHLCSYACRRRDALSGHLRTHSVGKPHKCAYCGRSYKQRSSLEEHKERCHNYLQCMGLQNSIYTVVKEESNQNEQREDLSQTGSDRALVLDRLANNVAKRKSTMPQKFVGEKRLSDLSYDGGAGELIQPHVIDQAINSAISYLGAESLRPLVQTSPASSSDVGLSSMYPLHKQAGEGHAGTGHNLSAKDSAAENLLLLSNSKSASSEKDGSPSHSGQDSTDTESNHEDRPGGAASGLIYLTNHITSGVRNGMLPLVKEEQQRQYEAIRASIEMASEGFKVVTADGEQVRAYRCEHCRVLFLDHVMYTIHMGCHGFRDPFECNLCGHRSQDRYEFSSHITRGEHRY; this comes from the exons ATGGCCGTCCCTGAGGACCTGTCAGCCGGCTCCACCCACCAGCAGAACAACAGAGGGGACAAAG CCTGTAACATTAAAGTTGAGGCTCGCAGTGATGAGGAGAATGGGCTGGCCTGTGACATGAATGgcgtggaggaggaggagtgcgCGGAAGACTTGCGCGTGATCGATGCCTTGGGGGCCAAGGTGAACGGCTCACAGCCGAGCCCCGAAGCCAAGGCCTTCTCCTCGGCTGGCGGTATCCGGCTGCCCAACGGGAAGCTCAAGTGCGATATCTGTGGGATAGTTTGCATTGGCCCCAATGTGTTGATGGTGCACAAGCGGAGCCACACTG GAGAACGTCCTTTCCAGTGCAGCCAGTGCGGTGCCTCTTTCACCCAAAAGGGCAACCTGCTGCGTCACATCAAGCTCCACTCAGGGGAGAAACCCTTCAAGTGTCACCTGTGCAGCTACGCCTGTCGCAGGAGGGATGCCCTCTCTGGACATTTACGCACCCACTCGG TTGGAAAACCCCACAAGTGTGCTTACTGTGGGCGGAGTTACAAGCAGCGCAGCTCTCTCGAGGAGCACAAGGAGCGCTGTCACAACTACCTGCAGTGCATGGGCCTGCAGAACAGTATCTACACAG TAGTAAAGGAAGAAAGCAACCAGAATGAGCAGAGGGAAGACTTAAGCCAGACGGGATCTGACAGAGCCTTGGTGCTAGACAGACTAGCTAATAATGTAGCTAAGCGTAAGAGCACTATGCCACAGAAGTTTGTGG GCGAGAAACGTCTGTCCGACCTCTCCTACGACGGAGGAGCAGGCGAGCTGATCCAGCCCCACGTCATCGACCAGGCCATCAACAGCGCCATCAGCTACCTGGGGGCCGAGTCGCTCCGGCCTCTGGTGCAGACTTCCCCGGCCTCTTCTTCCGATGTGGGCCTCAGCTCCATGTACCCCCTCCACAAGCAGGCGGGCGAGGGCCACGCGGGGACGGGCCACAACCTGTCGGCCAAAGACAGCGCGGCCGAGAACCTGTTGCTCCTGTCCAACTCCAAGTCGGCGTCCAGCGAGAAGGACGGCTCGCCCAGCCACAGCGGCCAGGACTCCACAGACACCGAGAGCAACCACGAGGATCGTCCGGGCGGGGCGGCTTCCGGTCTCATCTACCTGACCAATCACATCACGTCGGGGGTGAGGAACGGCATGCTCCCTCTGGTGAaggaggagcagcagcggcAGTACGAGGCCATCCGGGCCAGCATAGAGATGGCGTCAGAGGGCTTCAAGGTGGTGACGGCAGACGGGGAGCAGGTGAGGGCGTACCGGTGCGAACACTGCCGCGTTCTCTTCCTGGACCACGTCATGTACACCATTCACATGGGCTGCCACGGCTTCAGAGACCCCTTCGAGTGCAACCTCTGTGGTCACCGGAGTCAAGACCGTTACGAGTTCTCCTCTCACATAACGCGAGGGGAGCATCGCTACTGA